The Fictibacillus arsenicus genome contains a region encoding:
- a CDS encoding DUF2529 family protein, translated as MLKIFSTQVSGLLKAISDKEEQSIEESSRLLAHTVLSEGTVYFKGFGEMEAVVSEALFGENKFRRGAEFTDASWEELLPVDSVVVASRFADDFEALDFCKKVKEHADCYVILLGGRRKEAVLETTADIVIDTKAARGLVPLDDGSRIGVPSGLTALFAYYALFLTTEEILEEYDEE; from the coding sequence ATGCTTAAGATCTTTTCAACACAAGTTTCAGGATTATTAAAAGCAATATCCGATAAAGAAGAACAATCGATCGAGGAGAGTTCCCGCCTGCTGGCACATACCGTTTTGTCTGAAGGAACTGTTTATTTTAAGGGATTTGGCGAAATGGAAGCTGTTGTGAGCGAGGCGCTGTTTGGTGAAAATAAATTCCGGCGCGGGGCGGAGTTTACGGATGCAAGCTGGGAGGAACTATTACCGGTTGATAGTGTAGTTGTGGCAAGCCGGTTTGCTGATGATTTCGAGGCATTGGATTTTTGTAAAAAAGTAAAAGAACATGCCGATTGCTATGTTATATTGCTTGGTGGACGCAGAAAAGAAGCAGTTTTGGAGACGACGGCAGATATTGTGATCGATACGAAGGCTGCTCGCGGTTTAGTGCCATTAGATGATGGCTCCCGTATCGGAGTCCCGTCTGGATTGACTGCCTTATTCGCTTATTACGCACTCTTTTTAACGACAGAAGAAATTTTAGAAGAATATGATGAGGAATAA